TGATCAAATCCGCGATATGTGGAGAGACCTCGGCAACGAGCGCAAACACAGCGATCAGTTAGGCGAACAGCTTCTCGCAAGAGACAAGGTCATCGAAAACCTCCACAGCAAGGATCAAGAAACCCAAGATATCCTTGAGGGTTACAAGGGCGACGTCGCTGACACACAGGCTGTCCTTAAGAACTGCCAGGACCAACTTCAGTCTTCCGTCGCTACAGTTGCACGCCTAACCGAGGAGCTCCGCGACGCGCGCGGAAGCGCTCACGAAGACTACCAGCAGGCCCAGAACCAGGCAGAGAACCTCGCCGCCCGCAAATCGGCCTACAAGGACAAATACCGACAGGAGCACGACGCCCACCGAGCCACATTAGAGAATATGAAGAAACTCCAGGCTAAGCTAAAACAGGCTACAGCCAAGGTTTCTAGGTCAGCCAGGCGCGGCCACACAGGCCCTTCCCCCCCAGACTCATCGGACTCTGAAGGCGACGATGCCAACAGTCCTCTACCAGCCCTCTCTCGCCAAGGTCAGCGCGGCACTCAGTCTACGAAAAATCGATACTCCGATGACGAAGAGTACGATCACCGTCGCCACCCCCGCCCAAAGAAACCTGAACCTGAGGCATTCTCCGGTAATGGCACCACTTCCGCCGACTATCTTAAGTGGAAGATGGACGTCACCGATTGGTTTGCTGATTATCCCTACGAGTTCGCCTCAGAAACCAAGAAGCTTAGCTACATCCGCCAGAAGACCAAGGACAAGGCTTTCGGATGCCTCCAGCATGGGTACCTCGAACCTGGAGCTGAGTTCGCGCACAGTAACGAGGCTTGGTCTATCCTTGACTCTGTCTATAAGTCGCTGAACACTAGCATCGAAGCTCAGTCCTGGTATGAGAGCTTGAATTCCACTATGAAGCCCACAGAGTCTATGGGTGAGTACATCGCCCGCTTTAACGTCGGCACCTCGGCCCTTCGTTGGCCCGACACCCTCAAGATCCAGTTCATGCGCAACCGGCTGCCTGTATGGTGGCGCGACATGACCGCCATGAAAGTCTTAGAGTCTAGCCTCACCTACCTTGACTTCTGTCAAACCCTTCGTCTCCTCGAACAGTCCAACCCACAACGAGCCACTACAACTGGCAACCGTAGAGGAAATCAGAGTTTAGAAGGTGGCGGGGGCGGCGGAGCAGGCGGCAATAAGTCCACTCCCTCTAACGGACCCCGGAACGGTGGATCCAGCTCGGGATCTGGCCCCCGTGGCCGCTCTGACATCCAGGTCAAGGTCCTCCGTCACTTAAATCGTTGTTTCAACTGTCTTAAGAAGAATCACACCTTTAAGGCTACAGGAGGTTACTGCTCTAAGGAGCCGGTCGCCTCTTTTGACTCGTACCCCGAAGTTCAGGACGCTCTTGAGAAGGCTATTGCTAACAATGGCGTACCCGTCGGAGAGCCAGCCCGCCCTAAGGTCAAGGGCGCCGCAGCTAGCGTCACCTCCACCTCTCCCCAACCTTCGGAAAATGCTTAGTCCCTGGCGACAGTCGCCCCCAGGGACCTCCCCGGCATGAGAAGCCACCCCCAGTACAACCACCAGCACATCCCCTAATTCCCCCTGCCCCTTCTGTCGAAGacagcgaagaagaagaggagttaCATCCTAACCGCTTTGTCGACGATTCTTTGACCCTAGCCCTTTCCCCTACCGTAGAAGTCAGCTCTGACGATGAGTCCGACCCGGATCCAACACTCCAGGCAATTGCGAACCGTGTCAAGGCTCTAAAACAACAGAGCCAGACTGGATCCCGGATCACCGTCTCGGCCATTGCTGCCGCCGCTATACGCGGTGATAAGTATCAGCCTCTAGTAGGCCAGCAATTAGTCTTTAAAGGAATCATTTCTTCTCATCGCTCCTCTCCTCAACACGTCGAAATCATGGGTGACACTGGTTGTGCTTCTCTCTTCATTGATTCTTCTCATGCCCGCGCACATAAATACGACCTTATCTCTCTCTCCCAGCCTGCTACTCTAGAACTCGCTGATGGCTCTCTAGTGGCAGGCGTTACCCATATGGCCCGGGTAACTGTCACATTTGGCACCCACACCGAAGATGTCCTAGCCTATGTCACCAAACTCTCTGGTGTCCAAATGATCCTAGGAACGCCCTGGTTCCAAACCCATGAACCCCGAGTTAACTGGAAAGACATGTCTCTAAGTTTTGACTCGGAGCACTGTCTAATTAACTGTatccacgaccaccgaccCTGTCACACTCAGAGCAGCCGGCACCACAAGCAACCTCTCCCCCAGGTCCCTGACCCTTGCCGGAAGGTTGCTCGTCACCCCAAAGCACCCCCACCAATTGATGTAGCTTTCATCTCTAGCCGCGTAGCCGCGGCAGCCGTCTGTCACGACCAGGACATTTGTATCACCTCTTACGATGAAATCGGCCGCATCGCCGAGCTATCCGACAAGGAATGGGAGGACACTCAGCACCTACGTGCTGCAGGAGCCAAAGTGCTCCCAGAGGATTACGAGAAGTTCCGCGACAAGATGGAACGTCCGCACATGACGAGACAAGAAATCCTCAAGCGATTACCTAAGGTCCTTCATCCCTTGTACCAAGGTTTTGACCCTAAAGAAGCGGACGAGCTCCCAGAGCTCCGGGGTAACCTTGACCACAAAATCGAACTTAAGCTCGACGATACTGGCCAGCCGCCTAAGCCGTCATTCCAGCGTCTACGCCCAATGTCCCGAGATGAAGCCCGAGCGGTGAAActctatgtggacgacatgATCAAGAAAGGACACGTCGAACGCAGCACTTCCGCCTGGGCCGCACCCCTTCTTGTTGTGCGCAAGCCAGGTGGAGGCATCCGCATATGCGTCGACTATCGCGGTCTGAACgcccacactgtcaagaACCGAAATGCCCCACCACTAATCCGGGACATGCTTGCTAAGCTCTCAAAATCGCGATACTTCTCCAAGGTAGATGTGATCGCCGCATTCAATAAGATACGCATCAAAGAAGAACATAAACACCTCTCCGCCTTCATCACGCCCTACGGACTGTACCAATACACTGTTATGCCCTTCGGCATGTGCAATAGCCCAGGAACCTTCCAAGCATACATTAACGACGTCCTACACGAATATCTCGATGAGTTCTGCATGGCTTACTTAGACGATGTAATTATCTTTAGTGAGACTCTTGATCAACACGAGAAGCACCTAGTACAGGTAGTCTCTCGGCTCGCAGACGCCGGATTGCCTATGGACATTCTTAAATCCGACTTCATAACGACAGAGGTTAAATTCCTCGGGCTTATCATCACCGCCGACGGTATTAAAATGGACCCAGACAAAGTCAGCGCCATTCAGGACTGGAAGCTTCCGCAATCTCTAAAAGATGTACAAGCCTTTTTAGGTTTTGCTAACTTCTACCGCCGATTTATACGCGGTTTCTCGGATATCGCAAAACCTTTAACGCATCTCACTAAGGGCGACCCTAAGCTATTCAAGATGACTAAAGAAGCTGAGCGCTCCTTCCTCGCACTGAAAGTCGCCTTCTGTAGCGACGTGGTGCTCGCCCACTTTGACCCCGACCTAAAGACTATCGTAGAAACTGACGCGTCTGACTATGTGTACGCAGCAGTGCTCTCCCAGGTCCAGCCAGACGGATCAGTCCGGCCGGTCGCCTATCTCTCAAAGAAGATGTCGCCCACAGAGTGTAATTACGAGAtatacgacaaggagctcctcGCTATAGTCCGCGCCTTCGAGGAATGGAGGCCAGAACTCGCAGGAGTTCCTGAGGCGGTAGAAGTGCTAACAGACCATCGCGGGCTCGAATACTTCCGCTCTAAACGCAATCTCAATCGTCGACAAGCCCGCTGGGCTGAGTTCCTAGAGGAATTCGACTTTCGCATACAATACCGCCCTGGTAAACAGGGTACTAAACCCGACAGCCTTACCCGCCGGACAGGAGACTTGCCAGACTCAGTCACGGACGACCGGGTCCAGCACCAATGCCAGACTATCCTAGGTTCCAACCGATGGGGCGGCAGCTATGCCGCTGTACGCCTCGCCGGAGTATGCCTGGGCGACAATCCTTGCGACCTAGGCTCCGTCCTTACACTGATGCAAGAGAGCGGCGAAGGCGCTTCACTGTCCACCTCTACAATGTTGGTAGGGTTAGCCCGCTTCTCCCTAAAGGGCACCCATGACCCATATGACGACATCGAAGGAGCCGACGATCGCCCCCTCGACGATGTCCTCTTAGAACTCTGCCTTAGCGACCCACGCCTACGCGATGTAAAGACAGCCCTCGCTTCTAATGACCGCCGTATCCCACATTACCTCATAGCGGAAGGCATTCGGATGGAACTAGCCGACCTAGAAGCCAGCAACGACGGCAAGCTATTTATTGGCAACGGGCGTCTTGTCGTCCCCTTCAGTGAGAAACTCCGTACGAGGATTATCGCACACATCCACAATAGCCTACCGGGCGGCCACGGAGGTCGCACGACGACGTACCAACAAGTAAGCCAGTGGTACTACTGGCAGGGCATGACGAACACAATTGCGCGCTTTACCAACAACTGTCTAACCTGTAAACGCTCTAAGGTTAACCGCACCGCCAAACATAGTTTGCTTCACCCGCTGCCTGTCCCTACTCAGTACTGGGATGACATATCCATCGACTTCATCACCCCACTGCCTAAGTCAACCTGGTGTGGTCACTCTTACCAACACATCATGGTCGTGGTTGACCGTCTATCAAAAATGAAGAAGTTCATTGCAATGGAAAACCTAGAGGTGCCTACAGTCGTTGACAAGTTTATGGAATACATCTGGAAAGAGGAAGGATACCCAAGGACTCTTGTATCAGATCGGGGCCGCCAATTCACGTCACATTTCTGGAATCGCCTGTGTGCCCAGGTGGGAACGCACCCTAAACTCTCTACCTCCCATCACCCAGAAACCGACGGTCAGACCGAGAATGCAAACGCCGATCTCAAACAATACCTAAGGGCGTACGTTAACTACCTACAGACGGATTGGGCCCAGCTATTGCCTTTAGCAGAATTTGAAGCCAATTCGGCCATTAGCACAGCTACCGGGTTATCTCCGTTCCTCGCCACAAAGGGACGCCAACCGCGATCTGGACTGGAGCCCGCTCACCTTCTGCGCCCCCTTAACAACCACCCTACTATCGCCCAACAGCAACGGAACGCTGATGCCCTCGCCCAGCGCATTGACACAACGCGCACCTTCCTGCGACAACAAATCCTATGGGCTCAAGACAAGATGAAAGAGTTCGCAGACGCGAACCGATACCCAGCACCACGGTTCGACGTGGGTGACTGGGTGATGCTGAACGCCCGCCACATTAAAACCGAAAGACCAGTTAAGTCACTAGACCACAAGAATATAGGGCCATACCAGATCACTCGGGTCATTGACAACATGGCCTACGAACTAGACCTCCCTCCTCAGCTTAAAGCTATCTTCCCAGCCTTCCACCCATGGCTCCTACAACCGTACGAGGACGACGCCTTACCCGGACAACCTCGTCCAGGCGATGCCGCTCCCCCCGAAGTCCACCTTGGCAACGATGGAGTCACAGAATACGTGGTCTCCCAAGTCCTAGACTCTCGCATACGACGCAATCTCGTCGACCCTCACACAGGTGAGCGTGGATTGCTGCAATACAAGGTGGAATGGGTGGGCGACGATCAGTCAGAGCCATGGCAGCCCTACCATAACCTGCGCAGCTGTAAAGAGTCAGTCCAGGACTTTCACAGCCGCAACCCTGGCCGACCAGGACCACACGCCACATTTCATGACTACGATGACGACGGACAGCTCGCTATAGCCCTGCTCCAGCTACTAGATAGCAAGTACTCAAATAAGTTTGCGCCTCAGTCGGAACTTTGAGCGCTTTTCGGGGGGGACgtgtgatggttttgggccgttgccccgcacaggccacctgccagatgccttagcgttgttttgatgttcgcgcacgagccacctgtttggtggcccatgcacacccccacttagatatattccgcgcagagcttcttacaagctctgcactgcaattactttgtaattcaacacagtttcaaatacctgacctatgtgagacccttacacagcgaggatagtaagaacagcgaggatagtaaggacagtaagagtagcgaggatagcgaaagtaggagagtagcagtagcaatagcagtagccggaggtgtatataagctgtaagaggtaagaggtagaagtaaggatattataagcagcaaggatagcaggggcagaagcggcaacaggtgcaggggtagtaggagtagtaataagaatattaagagcagtgcaagttacaaggacaagggacaaagtaaggacagtagagatagtaagagtatcaggagcagcgagaacagaagccgtaggattgatagcgaagatattaagagcagcaaggaaagcgaaagtagcgagggtagtaagagcagcgacaagaggagcggtagcggccgccgaaaccgcagttaccgcaggtggaggaggcgtaggaggtaaggggcagaagagagcagtagagacagcgggaacagcggggaaagcgagagcagcaagaaggacggggatagtagagatagaggaagtggcgagagcagaagcagtaatagggaggattgcggaatgcggaggagtaagagcggtaggagtaagagtagcaagagcaggacgtagaagtaagagccgtaggagcaggagcagtaagaatagcaggagtagcaagggtaggagctttaaaggcggcagcaacgagggtgttacaagcagcgaaaataataggagcagggagagtggtcgcagtaaggatagcgatagaagcgaggttggcgacagcagggacagtagtagtagcaagaatagcgagagtagcgagagcaatagcagtgagagctagagcattaagagtagcagcaataagagcagtaaccgtaggagtaggcgcattaagagtaaaagctgcaggagtaagagcagtaagggcggaaatagtaggagcgtaattagcgagagcaggagcagcgaggacagcaggagcagctggaatggcgagagcagcaaggacggagtggatagcaagaataggaagcgtaggggccgcagtggcgatatttgtagaagcggcagtaaacacaggtgtagtagtagccgtaggagtaataacgagcatgttaaaagcagcaaggacggcaggaacagcgggagttgcaatagtagaacccgtaaccgtaattgaatagacagtaagagtgatagtcgcgatagaaggaaaagttacaagaatagcagccgtagccgtggtagaagcaagagtaattataatagaggcaaagatagtaacagtagtaagagtaataagcacagtaagggtatagtaagagcaaaagtttaaagaagagttatttatgttaaaaataagtatgcaggtataaagcaaagaaaagaaagattcgaaaagagagagtataaagttggtgagattcataatcgatagatgaggtaggtaaaacaggtatagtttgtagtatatattagatagtgtttaagaaagaaatcaagcatAGAATTAAGTAGGATTTAAGGATTAGgattgtagtagaagacagagcaagttattaggaatacattaataagaagatagaagaaaagattaagtttatataaaagtagagtcataagaagaagatataaataaaaaagatataagagattatgtttcaataatattaaaaagagatgttagaaaagaaagaagaataaaagaaacccgatataatttaagaggagtatagtaaagggaatagaagataggtagaagaagaaagagagagaaagataaggaagtttatagagaaggacataagaagcaaaagataaagagaaagaaggag
The sequence above is a segment of the Pyrenophora tritici-repentis strain M4 chromosome 3, whole genome shotgun sequence genome. Coding sequences within it:
- a CDS encoding Myosin-tail-1 domain containing protein; protein product: MNRSRMDESHENSAPEQPSRATAPTSQTKETLERRASGLPEHTARTTSSTGTVQQPLDISDDSDDELPTTITTRKKGVAFIDHRADLSSPLGIRYPLMSEQRRYSRQSQAEVDTDYFSEAWLSPGPAASLEPLVEHAYERAQFERQPSTSYVIPREDNVTTFDLWENDAQGNPQRKDSLHTTPIGHTNNDQSKALNRLYDQIRDMWRDLGNERKHSDQLGEQLLARDKVIENLHSKDQETQDILEGYKGDVADTQAVLKNCQDQLQSSVATVARLTEELRDARGSAHEDYQQAQNQAENLAARKSAYKDKYRQEHDAHRATLENMKKLQAKLKQATAKVSRSARRGHTGPSPPDSSDSEGDDANSPLPALSRQGQRGTQSTKNRYSDDEEYDHRRHPRPKKPEPEAFSGNGTTSADYLKWKMDVTDWFADYPYEFASETKKLSYIRQKTKDKAFGCLQHGYLEPGAEFAHSNEAWSILDSVYKSLNTSIEAQSWYESLNSTMKPTESMGEYIARFNVGTSALRWPDTLKIQFMRNRLPVWWRDMTAMKVLESSLTYLDFCQTLRLLEQSNPQRATTTGNRRGNQSLEGGGGGGAGGNKSTPSNGPRNGGSSSGSGPRGRSDIQVKVLRHLNRCFNCLKKNHTFKATGGYCSKEPVASFDSYPEVQDALEKAIANNGVPVGEPARPKVKGAAASGPPRHEKPPPVQPPAHPLIPPAPSVEDSEEEEELHPNRFVDDSLTLALSPTVEVSSDDESDPDPTLQAIANRVKALKQQSQTGSRITVSAIAAAAIRGDKYQPLVGQQLVFKGIISSHRSSPQHVEIMGDTGCASLFIDSSHARAHKYDLISLSQPATLELADGSLVAGVTHMARVTVTFGTHTEDVLAYVTKLSGVQMILGTPWFQTHEPRVNWKDMSLSFDSEHCLINCIHDHRPCHTQSSRHHKQPLPQVPDPCRKVARHPKAPPPIDVAFISSRVAAAAVCHDQDICITSYDEIGRIAELSDKEWEDTQHLRAAGAKVLPEDYEKFRDKMERPHMTRQEILKRLPKVLHPLYQGFDPKEADELPELRGNLDHKIELKLDDTGQPPKPSFQRLRPMSRDEARAVKLYVDDMIKKGHVERSTSAWAAPLLVVRKPGGGIRICVDYRGLNAHTVKNRNAPPLIRDMLAKLSKSRYFSKVDVIAAFNKIRIKEEHKHLSAFITPYGLYQYTVMPFGMCNSPGTFQAYINDVLHEYLDEFCMAYLDDVIIFSETLDQHEKHLVQVVSRLADAGLPMDILKSDFITTEVKFLGLIITADGIKMDPDKVSAIQDWKLPQSLKDVQAFLGFANFYRRFIRGFSDIAKPLTHLTKGDPKLFKMTKEAERSFLALKVAFCSDVVLAHFDPDLKTIVETDASDYVYAAVLSQVQPDGSVRPVAYLSKKMSPTECNYEIYDKELLAIVRAFEEWRPELAGVPEAVEVLTDHRGLEYFRSKRNLNRRQARWAEFLEEFDFRIQYRPGKQGTKPDSLTRRTGDLPDSVTDDRVQHQCQTILGSNRWGGSYAAVRLAGVCLGDNPCDLGSVLTLMQESGEGASLSTSTMLVGLARFSLKGTHDPYDDIEGADDRPLDDVLLELCLSDPRLRDVKTALASNDRRIPHYLIAEGIRMELADLEASNDGKLFIGNGRLVVPFSEKLRTRIIAHIHNSLPGGHGGRTTTYQQVSQWYYWQGMTNTIARFTNNCLTCKRSKVNRTAKHSLLHPLPVPTQYWDDISIDFITPLPKSTWCGHSYQHIMVVVDRLSKMKKFIAMENLEVPTVVDKFMEYIWKEEGYPRTLVSDRGRQFTSHFWNRLCAQVGTHPKLSTSHHPETDGQTENANADLKQYLRAYVNYLQTDWAQLLPLAEFEANSAISTATGLSPFLATKGRQPRSGLEPAHLLRPLNNHPTIAQQQRNADALAQRIDTTRTFLRQQILWAQDKMKEFADANRYPAPRFDVGDWVMLNARHIKTERPVKSLDHKNIGPYQITRVIDNMAYELDLPPQLKAIFPAFHPWLLQPYEDDALPGQPRPGDAAPPEVHLGNDGVTEYVVSQVLDSRIRRNLVDPHTGERGLLQYKVEWVGDDQSEPWQPYHNLRSCKESVQDFHSRNPGRPGPHATFHDYDDDGQLAIALLQLLDSKYSNKFAPQSEL